AGGTACATTGTCTTTGTAACACTGGATGTTTGAATTTTGATTGTTTCTTTTGTTCGTACAACCTTAAGAAAGTTCGCAATCCTTCATCGGTAAGACGCACGGCATTACTCAGCGGTTCGGTGGTAAAATCTTTGGGGAAAAGCGATCGCTTATTTACCGCCGATAAAACCACAGCATCCACCACCAAAGGTCGAAATTCTTCCATCAAATCTAAGGCTAAAGAAGGTCGTCCATAACGTTCAGTGTGCAGATATCCCAAATAAGGATCGAAACCGACAATATTAACTGCACTTTGCAAATCATGGGCTAACAAAGCATAACCAAAACTCAACAAAGCATTAATTGGATCTGTCGGTGGACGACGGCGACGACTTTCAAAACTAAAACCTTCGGCGCGAATTAACTTGTCAAAACTGCCAAAATAAGCCGCACTTCCCGCTCCTTCCAAACCTCTTAAAGAATCAATGCTTTCGGTTTTGTCGATCGGTGCAATTACCTGTTCTAATCTGGTAATTGCATCCTGCAAATTCAAAGTTTCATTCTCTCTTTGAGCGCGAAGCAAACTATTACGATAATTCTTCAATTTCCCGCGCACAAAACCTCGAACAACATGAGTAGCTTTTGATGGTTCTTGCATAACTTTCCATTGGGCCGATCGCACAAAAATATTCTTGGTTAACTGCGGTTCCAAACGTCCTAAATACTTGCCATTAGCGGTGAGAAAACTTAAAGGAATTTGCCGTTGTAACAATTCCATTAATGCTGCTGGGGAAATAGTCGATCGACCCAACACCACCACACCATCCACCTTAATTAAAGGTACATCCAACAAAGTCTTTTTCTCCGCTTTTACCTGCAAACGTTCATCAGTTTTGCCGATAAAACTTTCCTCTTGCGTGATATAAATTGTTCCCATTGCTTTTTTAATTCGCTTCCTGATAGCGATTAATTTTTGTTCCCACTTGGGGTAAACATTGCGAGTAAAAACTGCATCCTTGACAACGCTGAGAATAAATTGGTAAAGGCATTTTTCCGGTTTCTAAAAGCGTGGTGACTGACTGGATAGTGGCGATCGCTTGTTCCCGCAACTCCGCAGTAATTTTTACCTCTTGTCTTTGGTGAGATTGAGCATAATAAACATAGCCCTTACTCACAGTTTTACCCGTCATATCTTCCAAACACAAAGCTTGTGCAGCGACTTGTAATTCATCATTATCAAATTCGCCTTTTTTGCCCCGTTTATATTCAACTGGATACCAACAACCTTGACTTTCTTCCACTAAATCAGACTTGCCAATTAACCCATGCTTTTCTGACTTTAACCAAATCGCCCGAACTTGCCAAACTTCCTCTCTTTGTCCTTCGCCCAAAGTGTGAACTCGTTCGTGTAAACTAGTCCCTTCAATGGTGTATTGATTATCAATAAATTCCCCCGCACAAAACATTCGCCAGCAACGATGAGGGCAATAACTGTATTGATTTAGGGATGCGATCGGAATATAATCATTTTGCATTTTTTATCCTCCTTACCATACCCATTCCCATCGGTGTTTTCCGTCCCACGCCGCTATAAATAGCAAAGTCAGCTAACGCATTAATTTGTTTAATTTTCACAGGTTCAACTTCTCCTAAAATCCGAAAATTCATCATTCCCACACACCCGATAAATTTGCTTCGCGCATCGCTAACAACTTCGGTGTGAATATCAAAAAAACTGGGAAAAATAGGCTCAATCAAATCATCAGAAAACTCAATTCCGCTATACTGATTCCACTTTCGTAGCAAACTATTAAACACTAAATCCCTAGTAGGTAAAGCCGTATCAAACTGCATTTGACGAAACGCAGTCGGCGTACAAAAAGCCAAATTAATTTGCCGTTCCTCCTCCGAAGCTTGAGCATAAATATCCGCATAAGTAGCATAATTTGCCCAAGGAAAATCAGTATGAGGAGTACCCAAAATGCTGGTAATTTGTAAGTTTGCTGGGCCTAAATGCCAAGGTTGTTCGGGATTAAGATTTAACCAAAGTTGAGTGAGATTGCCAAATAAGGAATCATTCAACAAAGCAATGCGCCACCAGCAGAGAGTTCCCGATCGAATTGCTGATTTATGTTCATGTTGTAAGGTAAAATCATGAGAGTTAGGGCGACCAATTTGTAGGGGACTAAGGGTAAAAGCTTTGTCAGTTTTTTGGTCGTGGAGATGAGTGCCCAAAGTGCGATCGACCGAACTTACCAACGTTAAAAATAAGGCATGAAGATGTTTCCCTTTTAGGTATCCCGGAGGAATTGGAGACTGAGGAATTAGGGTGAGAATGAGGCTATGAGGCATGGAGTTTTAGTTAGTTAGAAATTGATTTTACGCTCATTTCAATTTGATGCAGCATTCTCTTGTGTTTCTAATACTGTTTCTGTATTCAACCCCTTTGTATAAGTGATAATTGCTACTTTTTGCTTATCATTTCTGTCATGCTGGCAGAGTAACTTTTCATCAAAATCTTTGCTCTTAAGCCTGATAAATACTCCAGGTAAATCTACAAAGCCAAGTTCTGGATCGTATTTGTATTCATTTTTGTCGTCGAACATTTCAGCGCCCTTATTATTGGGAGATATCCTAATAATGATATCTTTAAGATAAGCAGAACCAAAAGTTAATGCTCGTTCGCTTCTATGGCTATTTTCCTGA
This genomic interval from Phormidium ambiguum IAM M-71 contains the following:
- the cas1d gene encoding type I-D CRISPR-associated endonuclease Cas1d, with product MGTIYITQEESFIGKTDERLQVKAEKKTLLDVPLIKVDGVVVLGRSTISPAALMELLQRQIPLSFLTANGKYLGRLEPQLTKNIFVRSAQWKVMQEPSKATHVVRGFVRGKLKNYRNSLLRAQRENETLNLQDAITRLEQVIAPIDKTESIDSLRGLEGAGSAAYFGSFDKLIRAEGFSFESRRRRPPTDPINALLSFGYALLAHDLQSAVNIVGFDPYLGYLHTERYGRPSLALDLMEEFRPLVVDAVVLSAVNKRSLFPKDFTTEPLSNAVRLTDEGLRTFLRLYEQKKQSKFKHPVLQRQCTYQEAFEIQARLLAKYLMGETELYPPLVLR
- the cas4 gene encoding CRISPR-associated protein Cas4; protein product: MQNDYIPIASLNQYSYCPHRCWRMFCAGEFIDNQYTIEGTSLHERVHTLGEGQREEVWQVRAIWLKSEKHGLIGKSDLVEESQGCWYPVEYKRGKKGEFDNDELQVAAQALCLEDMTGKTVSKGYVYYAQSHQRQEVKITAELREQAIATIQSVTTLLETGKMPLPIYSQRCQGCSFYSQCLPQVGTKINRYQEAN
- the cas6 gene encoding CRISPR-associated endoribonuclease Cas6, which translates into the protein MPHSLILTLIPQSPIPPGYLKGKHLHALFLTLVSSVDRTLGTHLHDQKTDKAFTLSPLQIGRPNSHDFTLQHEHKSAIRSGTLCWWRIALLNDSLFGNLTQLWLNLNPEQPWHLGPANLQITSILGTPHTDFPWANYATYADIYAQASEEERQINLAFCTPTAFRQMQFDTALPTRDLVFNSLLRKWNQYSGIEFSDDLIEPIFPSFFDIHTEVVSDARSKFIGCVGMMNFRILGEVEPVKIKQINALADFAIYSGVGRKTPMGMGMVRRIKNAK